A single genomic interval of Koleobacter methoxysyntrophicus harbors:
- a CDS encoding DUF6063 family protein, which yields MEHYSVYSVEKAFNIFIELLKKGELRAEENRELFNAFINDTEVYDIIKNIIEKHSDTSIIKGEDILYITPGVDNKVFGYSNEELRKKIGLANNLELYTVYFVILCIVAMFYSGEGYDMKYRQYITVDELEGFITEKARIIKEKEMDMEEIEGDAEYNFRMMAEKWLDMPEYDDKIKVLAASRSTRLSFIAKACRFLEEENLLKFHDEREIYTTPKMDKMIMSYYTSTSRKEKILGILADLIPDRGNEDAQD from the coding sequence ATGGAGCATTATTCGGTTTATAGCGTCGAGAAGGCCTTTAATATTTTTATAGAACTGTTAAAAAAGGGAGAATTAAGGGCAGAAGAAAACAGGGAGCTTTTTAATGCCTTTATTAATGATACCGAGGTTTATGACATAATTAAAAATATAATAGAGAAGCATTCAGATACTTCGATTATAAAGGGTGAAGATATCCTGTATATCACCCCCGGTGTTGACAATAAGGTCTTCGGTTATTCTAATGAGGAATTAAGGAAAAAAATCGGCCTGGCCAATAATCTGGAGTTATATACCGTTTATTTTGTAATTCTGTGCATAGTGGCAATGTTTTACAGCGGAGAAGGTTATGATATGAAATACCGCCAGTATATTACAGTTGATGAACTGGAGGGCTTTATAACAGAAAAGGCAAGGATTATTAAAGAAAAGGAAATGGATATGGAGGAAATTGAAGGGGATGCCGAATACAATTTCAGGATGATGGCTGAAAAATGGCTGGATATGCCTGAGTATGACGATAAAATTAAAGTTTTAGCAGCCAGCAGGAGTACCCGTTTAAGTTTTATTGCAAAGGCATGTCGTTTTTTAGAAGAGGAAAACCTGCTGAAGTTCCATGATGAACGGGAGATCTATACTACCCCGAAGATGGACAAGATGATTATGAGCTATTATACATCCACTTCCCGGAAGGAAAAAATATTGGGAATTCTAGCTGACCTAATTCCTGATAGGGGGAATGAAGATGCCCAGGATTAA